The Vibrio kanaloae genome has a window encoding:
- a CDS encoding aminodeoxychorismate/anthranilate synthase component II: MLLIIDNYDSFTYNLYQYFCELGVTVKVVRNDEIDIAGIESLNPSHLVISPGPCTPDDAGISLQVIEHFVGKLPILGVCLGHQAIAQAFGGEVVRARQVMHGKTSPIRHNGKSVFQGLNNPLTVTRYHSLVVKNGTLPDCFELTSWTEFEDGSMDEIMGYQHKTLPIDAVQFHPESIKTDQGHQLLANFLRR, translated from the coding sequence ATGTTACTTATCATCGATAACTACGACTCCTTTACCTATAACTTGTATCAGTATTTCTGTGAGTTAGGGGTAACTGTAAAAGTTGTACGCAACGATGAGATTGATATCGCAGGCATCGAATCACTGAATCCTAGCCACCTTGTTATCTCACCAGGTCCTTGTACACCGGATGATGCGGGGATCTCCCTGCAAGTCATTGAACACTTTGTTGGTAAGCTGCCGATCTTAGGTGTGTGTCTTGGTCATCAAGCCATTGCTCAAGCCTTTGGTGGTGAAGTGGTGAGAGCCAGACAAGTGATGCACGGTAAAACCTCTCCAATCCGTCACAACGGTAAGAGTGTTTTTCAAGGGCTTAATAACCCTCTGACTGTGACACGTTACCATTCCCTAGTGGTGAAAAATGGCACGCTACCCGACTGCTTTGAACTTACTTCTTGGACGGAATTTGAAGATGGCAGCATGGATGAGATCATGGGTTATCAACACAAAACCTTGCCGATTGATGCAGTACAGTTCCACCCTGAATCGATTAAAACAGATCAGGGACACCAACTTCTGGCTAATTTCCTAAGACGCTAG
- a CDS encoding ExeM/NucH family extracellular endonuclease: MALLHKPSLLAVAIGSLLTTSAHADLFISQYVEGGSYNKAVEIANNGDSRINLDGYSLAKSANGNGSWGGTLSLDGHVLAPGEVLVVAHTNASDEIKAVADILNASLANHNGDDPLAILNSDSSVLDMIGVMGDVDWGKDVTLVRATQTPSATFDASQWVSLPKDSIEGLGSLDSVELPEAFTCTQDGSDPVFTTIQEIQGEGATSPFIDGYPYITDDEYFVKGVVSAVTTGLTKGFYLKALEDDFNSSTSEGLFIHTNQSSSKLAAGDVVCVKGKVQEYYSHTQLKVENNQWLKQWTQQAPEATAIEALDSDENFAATLERYEGMLVKTTEALDMRVTRTFGYDYAGRRNNMVLAHERINMQPNQLFAAGSDDAKQQTEDNADRRLFVETDQKAGDGQVPFYPYFGRTDIDQDGSTEDYIRIDDTIVGLEGVLTYSYGEYRLIATNQISAENFVRNDPRTDKPDMDEGDLRIATFNVLNYFNSPFGGDANQHGNNRGANTITEFEMQQEKIVNAILRLDADIIGLMEIENNGFGEGSAIGQLVNQLNNRIERKKDRYTFVAVDSNEDGVTDEMDSIGTDVITTGVIYRNKVVKLKDSRVISMPSQQAPEVLDDSGKVIEDGKNYQRDSLAPTFKVKGTKEKLTVAINHFKSKGSKCWEDAAPVEEGGQGGVDADKQGSCENFRVAAAVALGEALDGIKGHKVILGDMNSYGMEDPMLVLTDYSEEKYGKQIKAARNTYIDGVEQFGDSGAVITKNYGYINAVAQKHPDSWSYSYNDEVGALDHLLISESLKGMVVDATDWHINGGESTLFDYNEEYKGDLPKYQDHFRSSDHDPAVLELRVGGSFGFGALMSLFGLAMWRRRK, translated from the coding sequence ATGGCTCTTTTACACAAACCTTCATTGCTAGCAGTGGCAATTGGTAGCTTGTTAACCACAAGCGCACACGCTGATTTGTTTATTTCACAATATGTGGAAGGCGGCAGTTACAACAAAGCGGTTGAGATTGCTAATAACGGCGATAGCCGTATTAACTTAGATGGTTATTCACTGGCTAAATCAGCGAATGGTAACGGATCATGGGGGGGCACTTTATCTTTAGATGGCCACGTTTTAGCGCCCGGTGAGGTGCTTGTTGTCGCTCATACCAATGCCAGTGATGAGATTAAGGCCGTCGCTGATATTCTAAATGCTTCGCTGGCTAACCATAATGGAGACGATCCACTGGCTATCTTGAATTCAGACTCAAGTGTGCTGGATATGATTGGTGTGATGGGCGATGTGGACTGGGGCAAAGATGTCACTTTGGTTCGTGCGACACAAACACCATCGGCGACGTTTGACGCTTCACAGTGGGTATCGCTACCAAAAGATAGCATTGAAGGGCTAGGTTCACTAGACAGTGTTGAACTGCCAGAAGCGTTCACTTGTACACAAGATGGCTCAGATCCGGTATTCACCACTATTCAAGAGATCCAAGGTGAAGGTGCAACCTCGCCATTCATCGATGGCTATCCGTATATCACTGATGATGAATACTTCGTCAAAGGTGTGGTAAGTGCAGTGACTACAGGCCTAACCAAAGGCTTCTATCTGAAAGCTCTTGAGGATGACTTCAACTCAAGCACCTCTGAAGGCTTATTCATTCATACTAACCAGTCAAGCTCAAAGCTAGCCGCGGGCGATGTGGTGTGTGTCAAAGGCAAGGTTCAAGAATACTACAGCCACACTCAACTTAAAGTTGAAAACAATCAATGGCTAAAGCAGTGGACACAACAAGCACCTGAAGCAACGGCGATTGAAGCGCTAGACAGTGACGAGAACTTCGCGGCAACGCTTGAACGCTACGAAGGCATGTTGGTGAAAACAACCGAAGCACTTGATATGCGTGTAACGCGTACCTTCGGTTATGACTACGCAGGTCGTCGTAACAACATGGTGTTGGCGCATGAGCGTATCAACATGCAGCCTAACCAGCTTTTCGCCGCAGGTTCTGATGACGCGAAACAACAAACAGAAGACAACGCAGACCGTCGCCTGTTCGTTGAAACCGATCAAAAAGCGGGTGACGGACAAGTTCCTTTCTATCCATACTTTGGCCGTACCGACATCGACCAAGATGGTTCAACAGAAGATTACATCCGCATTGATGACACCATTGTTGGTCTAGAAGGTGTTCTGACCTACAGCTACGGTGAGTACCGTTTAATTGCGACTAACCAGATTTCTGCTGAAAACTTCGTTCGTAACGATCCGCGTACCGACAAGCCAGATATGGATGAAGGTGACCTACGTATCGCGACCTTCAATGTACTGAACTACTTTAATTCTCCATTTGGCGGTGATGCGAATCAGCACGGTAATAACCGTGGTGCGAACACCATCACTGAGTTTGAGATGCAGCAAGAGAAGATTGTCAACGCGATTCTTCGCTTAGATGCAGACATCATTGGCTTGATGGAAATTGAGAACAACGGCTTTGGTGAAGGCTCTGCCATTGGGCAGCTTGTTAATCAACTGAATAACCGTATTGAACGTAAGAAAGACCGTTATACGTTTGTCGCTGTCGATTCTAATGAAGATGGCGTAACCGACGAGATGGACTCGATTGGTACCGACGTAATCACAACGGGTGTTATCTACCGTAATAAGGTAGTGAAGCTTAAAGACAGCCGTGTTATCTCGATGCCAAGCCAGCAAGCACCAGAGGTGTTAGACGATTCAGGCAAGGTGATTGAAGACGGTAAGAACTACCAACGCGACTCATTGGCGCCAACCTTTAAAGTTAAAGGCACCAAAGAGAAACTCACCGTAGCGATTAACCACTTTAAATCGAAAGGTTCTAAGTGTTGGGAAGATGCTGCGCCAGTTGAAGAGGGTGGTCAAGGTGGTGTTGATGCCGATAAGCAAGGTTCATGTGAGAACTTCCGTGTGGCAGCTGCGGTCGCATTAGGTGAAGCGCTTGATGGCATCAAAGGCCATAAAGTGATTCTGGGTGATATGAACTCGTACGGCATGGAAGACCCAATGCTGGTGCTGACGGATTACTCTGAAGAGAAATACGGTAAGCAAATCAAAGCGGCGCGTAACACTTACATTGATGGTGTTGAGCAGTTTGGTGATAGCGGTGCGGTGATTACTAAGAACTACGGCTACATTAATGCTGTGGCTCAAAAGCACCCAGACAGCTGGAGCTATTCATACAATGACGAAGTGGGCGCGCTGGATCACCTGTTGATCAGCGAGAGCTTGAAGGGCATGGTGGTTGATGCGACCGACTGGCACATCAATGGTGGTGAATCGACGTTGTTTGACTACAACGAAGAGTACAAAGGCGATCTACCTAAGTACCAAGATCACTTCCGTTCATCAGATCATGATCCTGCTGTTCTTGAGCTAAGAGTCGGCGGTTCATTCGGCTTTGGTGCACTGATGTCATTGTTCGGACTAGCAATGTGGCGTCGTCGCAAGTAG